A window from Chrysemys picta bellii isolate R12L10 chromosome 2, ASM1138683v2, whole genome shotgun sequence encodes these proteins:
- the LOC135981714 gene encoding uncharacterized protein LOC135981714: MGGKLSSAQKEHARELQKIIRQRSCVAVPVAHIEDLLREIDRQCPWYPDCGSLQLFDWIRIGITLYSEPRAPVQHLLLWQRCKEALEGFGPDGLKPVSPLPPGDGPPPSCSQLTPPAPPPVAAPPCLPVGRGGAVAAAVQPVRKAGLLTDKESKCGFEAFPVSKRNNGNGGRVVDWEALPYSVLHELRGILKGVSNGYHLLPQDWKDICRMVLSPAQYVVWDSEYQREALAAAAQGGGAYLAEQLYGTGQFSSIPEQAVGTPQVAFPIIGQCARRAFRRVPAASESSKSFDPGGVVAGVY; the protein is encoded by the coding sequence atgggggggaaactttccagtgcccagaaggagcacgcaaGAGAGTTACAAAAGATTATAAGGCAGCGATCATGTGTCGCtgtcccggtcgctcatattgaggacctcctaagggaaatagatcgccagtgcccctggtatccggactgcgGGTCTTTACAGCTTTTTGATTGGATACGGATTGGGATCACCTTGTATagtgaaccccgtgccccagttcagcacctgctgctctggcagcgttgtaaggaggcgctggaggggttCGGCCCCGACGGCCTTAAGCCGgtttcccctttgcccccaggtgatgggccacccccctcctgctcGCAGCTGACCCCCCCTGCGCCGCCGCCCGTGGCGGCGCCCCCATGCCTACCGGTCGGGCGGGGGGGCGCTGTCGCCGCGGCGGTGCAGCCGGTGCGCAAGGCCGGTCTCTTGACCGACAAGGAATCCAAGTGTGGGTTCGAGGCGTTCCCCGTCTCTAAGCGAAATAATGGAAACGGGGGGCGGGTAGTGGACTGGGAGGCTCTCCCCTACTCGGTTCTGCACGAGCTCcgggggatcttgaaaggtgtgtctaACGGTTATCACTTGCTCCCCCAAGATTGGAAAGACATATGTCGCATGGTGCTGTCTCCCGCGCAATACGTTGTGTGGGACAGCGAGTACCAGCGAGAGGcgcttgcagcagcagcacaaggtggGGGGGCTTATCTCGCTGAGCAGTTATATGGCACAGGGCAGTTTTCGAGCATCCCCGAGCAGGCGGTGGGCACGCCCCAGGTAGCTTTTCCCATCATTGGCCAGTGTGCCCGTCGCGCGTTTCGCAGGGTCCCCGCTGCGAGCGAGTCCTCTAAGTCCTTCGACCCTGGCGGAGTTGTTGCAGGCGTGTACTGA